From a region of the Anoplopoma fimbria isolate UVic2021 breed Golden Eagle Sablefish chromosome 16, Afim_UVic_2022, whole genome shotgun sequence genome:
- the adat3 gene encoding probable inactive tRNA-specific adenosine deaminase-like protein 3, whose amino-acid sequence MPKEENTTTMEPQKKRWKGSVCDPDSWVAYPVLSDQQSQEVELIEAFAAPIVNKKETSRLLRELNGLYPLNGLQHIKRVRSVKEKGSPHPLEVLVCLVSDAPDLKVVSIDSLLPSDGVRRDGLGEPFVVKVPARPPLTRPQFELATKHWPTSFHEDKQVTVALRGELFSPFQKARMHTYMTAALTAAEAGVELGMEAVGAVVVDPATERIVAVGHDCRGDHPLHHAVMVCIDLVAQSQGGGCYSFDRYPACRFTSPTSDTSQSVAGEEASSQPYICTGYDLYVTREPCVMCAMALVHSRIGSVFYGTSSADGAMGTKYKIHSQKDLNHRFEVYKGVVGKQCEDLNGLVSHIKREINN is encoded by the exons ATGCCGAAAGAG GAGAACACCACAACAATGGAGCCACAGAAGAAACGCTGGAAAGGGTCAGTGTGCGACCCCGACTCCTGGGTCGCTTATCCCGTACTGTCAGATCAGCAGTCCCAAGAAGTCGAGCTGATTGAGGCATTCGCAGCACCCATTGTCAACAAGAAAGAGACTTCCCGCCTTCTCCGGGAGCTGAACGGCCTCTACCCGCTGAACGGCCTCCAGCACATCAAGAGGGTGCGGTCGGTGAAGGAGAAGGGCAGCCCTCATCCTCTGGAAGTCCTCGTGTGCCTCGTCAGTGACGCACCAGACCTGAAGGTGGTAAGCATCGACTCCCTGCTCCCCTCAGATGGCGTTCGACGAGACGGATTAGGAGAACCTTTTGTGGTTAAAGTCCCTGCACGTCCCCCCTTGACCCGACCCCAGTTTGAGCTGGCGACCAAACACTGGCCCACCTCCTTTCATGAGGACAAACAGGTGACCGTCGCTCTGAGAGGAGAGCTCTTCAGTCCGTTTCAGAAAGCCAGGATGCACACGTACATGACGGCTGCTTTGACTGCTGCCGAAGCAGGTGTTGAGTTGGGAATGGAGGCGGTGGGGGCCGTGGTGGTCGACCCGGCAACGGAGAGAATCGTTGCTGTGGGCCACGACTGCAGAGGTGACCATCCCCTTCACCATGCAGTCATGGTCTGCATCGACCTCGTGGCTCAGAGCCAGGGCGGAGGATGCTATTCCTTTGACAGATACCCTGCTTGCCGATTTACTTCACCAACTTCGGACACCTCTCAAAGCGTTGCTGGTGAAGAGGCGAGCTCCCAGCCGTACATATGCACTGGGTATGACCTTTATGTGACCCGAGAACCTTGTGTTATGTGCGCCATGGCGCTGGTGCACTCCCGGATAGGTAGCGTCTTCTATGGGACCTCCTCTGCCGACGGCGCCATGGGGACCAAATATAAAATCCACTCACAGAAGGATTTGAACCATCGATTTGAGGTTTACAAAGGCGTGGTGGGAAAGCAGTGTGAGGATCTGAATGGCCTGGTCAGCCACATCAAAAGAGAGATAAATAATTAA
- the alkbh6 gene encoding alpha-ketoglutarate-dependent dioxygenase alkB homolog 6 isoform X1 — protein sequence MWDVMLLTSGSMEHPACILEELKQFVVNDAPPTVYCIPDFITEDEESYLQQQVYKSPKTKWTQLSGRRLQNWGGLPHPKGMLAEKIPDWLQPYCEKISSLGAFAGKTANHVLVNEYKEGEGIMPHEDGPLYHPTVTTISLGSHTLLDFYTPVSVEEGDAPQTEESRFLFSLLVKPRSLLILQDEMYQRLLHGIRPHAQDTLTDKVVNLSAAGALPGETLTRGTRVSLTIRHVPKVMKTKFLLGRK from the exons ATGTGGGACGTCATGCTGCTAACAAGTG GAAGCATGGAACACCCAGCTTGTATTTTGGAGGAATTGAAGCAGTTTGTCGTAAACGATGCCCCACCGACAGTGTATTGCATCCCAGATTTCATAACGGAAGATGAGGAGTCTTATCTTCAACAGCAGGTGTATAAGTCTCCCAAAACTAAATGGACTCAGCTGTCAGGCCGAAGGCTTCAGAACTGGGGAGGGTTGCCACATCCAAAAGGCATGCTGGCAGAAAAGATCCCTGACTGGCTCCAGCCGTACTGTGAGAAAATTTCCTCTCTGGGTGCATTCGCTGGGAAAACAGCCAATCATGTGTTGGTGAATGAGTATAAAGAAGGGGAAGGGATTATGCCCCATGAGGACGGCCCTCTGTACCACCCTACTGTCACCACCATCAGTCTGGGCTCTCACACCCTCCTTGACTTCTACACGCCCGTCAGCGTCGAGGAGGGCGACGCGCCGCAGACAGAGGAGAGCCGCTTCCTGTTCTCCCTGCTGGTCAAGCCTCGAAGCCTTCTGATCCTGCAGGATGAAATGTACCAGCGTCTCCTTCACGGCATCCGGCCCCACGCCCAGGACACGCTGACAGACAAAGTGGTGAACCTGTCTGCTGCCGGGGCCTTGCCAGGAGAGACCCTGACCCGAGGCACCAGAGTGTCACTGACCATACGACACGTGCCCAAAGTGATGAAGACTAAGTTTCTACTGGGGAGGAAATGA
- the alkbh6 gene encoding alpha-ketoglutarate-dependent dioxygenase alkB homolog 6 isoform X2, producing the protein MEHPACILEELKQFVVNDAPPTVYCIPDFITEDEESYLQQQVYKSPKTKWTQLSGRRLQNWGGLPHPKGMLAEKIPDWLQPYCEKISSLGAFAGKTANHVLVNEYKEGEGIMPHEDGPLYHPTVTTISLGSHTLLDFYTPVSVEEGDAPQTEESRFLFSLLVKPRSLLILQDEMYQRLLHGIRPHAQDTLTDKVVNLSAAGALPGETLTRGTRVSLTIRHVPKVMKTKFLLGRK; encoded by the coding sequence ATGGAACACCCAGCTTGTATTTTGGAGGAATTGAAGCAGTTTGTCGTAAACGATGCCCCACCGACAGTGTATTGCATCCCAGATTTCATAACGGAAGATGAGGAGTCTTATCTTCAACAGCAGGTGTATAAGTCTCCCAAAACTAAATGGACTCAGCTGTCAGGCCGAAGGCTTCAGAACTGGGGAGGGTTGCCACATCCAAAAGGCATGCTGGCAGAAAAGATCCCTGACTGGCTCCAGCCGTACTGTGAGAAAATTTCCTCTCTGGGTGCATTCGCTGGGAAAACAGCCAATCATGTGTTGGTGAATGAGTATAAAGAAGGGGAAGGGATTATGCCCCATGAGGACGGCCCTCTGTACCACCCTACTGTCACCACCATCAGTCTGGGCTCTCACACCCTCCTTGACTTCTACACGCCCGTCAGCGTCGAGGAGGGCGACGCGCCGCAGACAGAGGAGAGCCGCTTCCTGTTCTCCCTGCTGGTCAAGCCTCGAAGCCTTCTGATCCTGCAGGATGAAATGTACCAGCGTCTCCTTCACGGCATCCGGCCCCACGCCCAGGACACGCTGACAGACAAAGTGGTGAACCTGTCTGCTGCCGGGGCCTTGCCAGGAGAGACCCTGACCCGAGGCACCAGAGTGTCACTGACCATACGACACGTGCCCAAAGTGATGAAGACTAAGTTTCTACTGGGGAGGAAATGA
- the osgepl1 gene encoding LOW QUALITY PROTEIN: tRNA N6-adenosine threonylcarbamoyltransferase, mitochondrial (The sequence of the model RefSeq protein was modified relative to this genomic sequence to represent the inferred CDS: inserted 1 base in 1 codon) — MTMFPTQVKCLHRLLQLKHPLWCYLSLGKAPCSRLVLGIETSCDDTGAAVLDETGEILGESLHSQKEVHLRTGGIIPTVAQQLHRENIERVVQEALERSDVDPSRLSAVATTVKPGLGLSLGIGLEFSQKFVRQHNKPFIPIHHMEAHALTVRMLQPVAFPFLVLLVSGGHSLLAVARGVDDFXLLGHALDEAPGDILDKVARRLALIKHPQCSTLSGGQAIELLAKDGDRMRFPFTTPMGQTYDCCFSFAGLRNQINKTIMKKEAEEGIEQGTLLSCVNDIAASTQHTVASHLAKRTHRAILFCKANGLLPLNSPSLVLSGGVASNQYIRKALTIITDTTGLSLLCPPAKFCTDNGVMIAWNGVERLREGKGILSPDVDVCYEPKAQLGVDMTAEVKAAAIRLPSVRMKIPN; from the exons ATGACCATGTTCCCTACACAAGTAAAATGTCTGCACAGACTGCTACAGCTTAAGCACCCATTATGGTGCTATCTTTCACTGGGAAAAGCACCTTGCTCCAGACTGGTTTTGGGCATTGAGACAAGCTGTGACGACACTGGAGCTGCTGTGCTGGATGAGACaggtgaaatactgggagaatctTTGCATTCACAGAAGGAAGTTCATCTGAG GACTGGCGGTATCATCCCCACAGTTGCACAGCAGCTCCACAGAGAAAACATAGAGCGCGTGGTCCAGGAGGCTTTGGAGAGGAGCGACGTGGACCCCAGCCGGCTCTCAGCTGTGGCCACCACTGTGAAGCCGGGCTTGGGCCTGAGCCTGGGCATCGGCCTTGAGTTCAGTCAGAAGTTTGTTCGACAGCACAACAAGCCCTTCATCCCCATCCACCACATGGAAGCACACGCCCTGACCGTCAGGATGCTTCAACCTGTTGCCTTCCCCTTCCTGGTCCTGCTCGTCTCTGGCGGTCACTCACTTCTCGCTGTGGCTCGAGGAGTGGACGACT TGCTTTTGGGTCACGCTCTGGATGAAGCTCCAGGGGATATACTGGATAAA GTGGCAAGACGTTTGGCCCTCATAAAACACCCACAGTGCTCCACACTAAGCGGAGGACAAGCTATAGAGCTTCTAGCAAAGGATGGCGACAGGATGAGGTTCCCTTTCACAACACCTATGGGACAAACGTACGACTGCTGCTTTTCTTTCGCTGGACTACGGAATCAAATTAACAAGACGATAAtgaagaaagaggcagaggaag GTATAGAGCAGGGGACACTGTTATCATGTGTGAATGACATTGCAGCTTCTACACAGCACACAGTCGCCTCTCATCTTGCAAAGCGAACACATCGCGCCATCTTGTTCTGTAAGGCAAACGGCCTGCTGCCATTAAACAGTCCCAGCTTG GTGCTGTCTGGAGGAGTTGCAAGCAATCAGTATATCCGCAAGGCATTGACCATTATCACAGACACAACAGGACTaagcctgctctgtcctccaGCCAAATTCTGCACTGACAATGGAGTGATGATTGCATG GAACGGTGTTGAACGCCTGAGAGAAGGGAAAGGAATACTTTCTCCAGATGTGGATGTCTGCTATGAGCCAAA GGCACAGCTGGGTGTTGACATGACAGCAGAGGTGAAGGCAGCAGCGATCAGGTTGCCGTCAGTCAGGATGAAAATCCCCAACTGA
- the fkbp7 gene encoding peptidyl-prolyl cis-trans isomerase FKBP7: protein MMWRLVSCTLCLFVSSQIGLWCVLATTADLDSEVKIEVLFKPEECTQKSKRGDLMNVHYDGFLAKDGSQFYCSRSDKAGHPQWFVLGVGQVIKGLDKGMEDMCPGEKRKITVPPGLAFGEKGKDPVPPNATVVFEVEVYSVSRGPRSMEAFGHMDLDKDRSLTKAEVKAYLKLEYEKGGKPRDDPFYEKIMADIFRKSDKDSDGHISAKEYNIYEHDEL from the exons ATGATGTGGAGGCTAGTAAGCTGCACACTGTGCCTCTTTGTCTCCTCACAGATCGGTTTATGGTGCGTTTTGGCGACAACAGCTGATCTGGACAGCGAGGTCAAGATTGAAGTTTTGTTCAAGCCCGAGGAGTGCACTCAAAAGAGCAAAAGAGGAGATCTGATGAACGTCCATTACGATGGGTTCCTCGCCAAAGATGGTTCTCAGTTCTACTGCAG TCGATCAGACAAAGCTGGGCACCCTCAGTGGTTTGTGCTGGGCGTTGGACAAGTCATCAAGGGCCTTGATAAAGGGATGGAAGACATGTGTCCTGGAGAGAAACGAAAAATAACCGTTCCACCTGGCCTGGCCTTTGGAGAAAAAGGCAAAG ATCCTGTCCCGCCCAACGCTACGGTGGTCTTTGAAGTGGAGGTCTACTCTGTTTCCAGGGGACCACGCAGCATGGAGGCTTTCGGACACATGGACCTTGATAAGGACAGAAGTCTCACAAAGGCTGAG gtAAAAGCATACTTGAAACTGGAGTATGAAAAAGGTGGGAAGCCACGTGATGACCCGTTCTATGAGAAGATCATGGCAGATATATTCCGCAAGAGCGACAAAGACAGCGACGGACACATCAGTGCCAAGGAGTATAATATATACGAACACGATGAGCTCTAA